From Halanaeroarchaeum sulfurireducens, a single genomic window includes:
- a CDS encoding DUF5611 family protein, which yields MKQYKMRRGEYLEERVPDLEETVEEFFGPISGTEEFEGVEMFVVGEPDNPVFDRVYVGVVSFSSKKDRLAVHFEEKPAEQVIEEGNADAAAEAVDLKNEFLLEVTGRDAKSRRESMKRDVEDDETPDNV from the coding sequence ATGAAGCAGTACAAGATGCGTCGCGGGGAATACCTCGAAGAGCGCGTCCCCGACCTCGAGGAAACGGTCGAAGAGTTCTTCGGCCCCATCTCGGGGACCGAAGAATTCGAAGGGGTCGAGATGTTCGTCGTCGGGGAGCCCGACAACCCGGTCTTCGACCGCGTCTACGTCGGTGTGGTTTCGTTCAGCTCCAAGAAGGACAGACTGGCGGTGCACTTCGAAGAGAAACCCGCCGAACAGGTCATCGAGGAGGGCAACGCCGACGCGGCCGCGGAGGCGGTCGATCTGAAAAACGAGTTCCTGCTCGAAGTCACCGGTCGGGACGCCAAGTCGCGTCGTGAATCGATGAAACGGGACGTCGAGGACGACGAGACTCCGGATAACGTCTGA
- a CDS encoding cell division protein SepF: MGFMDRILGGKSQTTEDYVELDLDDVGTGTDARLQVHIAEIDGQEDVIAIKDAVYDGDIVIADITRLRTQDRTTEHVIDELRQTAKEVGGDIVQKGDDQIIVTPSGVGISREKLNR, encoded by the coding sequence GTATCCTCGGGGGGAAATCCCAGACGACCGAGGACTACGTGGAACTCGACCTGGACGACGTGGGTACGGGGACCGACGCGCGTCTCCAGGTTCACATCGCAGAGATCGACGGACAGGAAGACGTCATCGCCATCAAGGATGCCGTCTACGACGGTGACATCGTCATCGCCGACATCACCCGCCTTCGCACCCAGGACCGGACGACCGAGCACGTCATCGACGAACTTCGACAGACGGCCAAAGAAGTCGGTGGCGATATCGTCCAGAAGGGCGACGACCAGATCATCGTGACGCCCAGCGGGGTGGGCATCAGCCGAGAAAAACTCAACCGGTAG